The genomic window AGTGCTTAAAAAATAAGCAGAAAATATCCCGATCAAATTAGCATAGATCGTTAATAAAGGGAACATCAGGCAACCCGCGATAATTCTTGGAAAATAGATAAAATCTTGTGGATTTATAGCCATTGTTTTCAGGGCATCTATTTGCTCGCTGACTTTCATCGTCCCGATTTCAGCGGCAATGGAAGCACCGATCTTACCTGCCAGAACAAGTCCGGTTAATACGGGTGCAAGTTCGATCATAGTTGATTTTCCAACGAGAACACCGATCAGGTTTTTGGGAATATAACCGCTGGTTTGATAAGAAGCTTGCACAGAAGTAACCAATCCCGTAAAGGCTGAAGTAACAGAGATCAAAAGCAGAGAATCATAACCGAATCTTTTCATCTGCTTGATGATCTCCAGGAAGCGTTTTCCAATTTTAGGTAAGTTCGTGAATATCGAAAAATTGAAGATTATGAATTCGCCAAAAACAGTGATATAATTAAAATTAAGATTATATGAAATAAAAAACCCCCTTTAATTCCCCCTTTTGAAGTGGGATTATTAGGAATATTTTGATTAATGAAAGTCAAATTCCTTTGAACTCCCCTTTACAAGGGGAGATTTAGAGGGATTTATGATTTTATTAAACATTACTCAAAGAGCGGAAAGCAGTCAATTCCTTCACAAATAATAATTCTATTTCCCCAGTAGCACCATGCCGATTTTTGCTGATAATAATTTTGGCAATACCCTTTTTTTCAGTTTCCTTATCGTATTCTTCTTCTCGATAAATGAACATGACAATATCTGCGTCTTGCTCGATCGCTCCTGATTCTCTCAAATCCGCTAACATCGGGATCGGAGGTTTCCTGCTCTCAACTGCTCGATTTAACTGAGATAAAGCAATGATCGGAATTCCCATCTCTTTTGCCAGGATTTTCAGTGATCGGGAAATCTCTGCAATTTCCTGCTGACGATTCTCACGATTTCTCTTTACGGACATCAACTGAAGATAATCGATTATCAGCATATCCAGACCTTTAATCTCAGCTTTTAATCTCCTGGTTTTTGCCCGGATATCAAGCAATGTATTAGAACCAACATCATCGACGAAAATCTCTTTTTCGGACAAAGCTTCAGCCACCTGAGCTATCCGCAGGATTTTCTTCTCATCCATACCATAACCTTTGAGCATGTTATCCATACTGACTTCCGAGGCAGAACTCATCATCCTTAAAAGGATTTCTTCATTATCCATTTCCATAGTAAAGATCGCAACTTTTTTATCATAATACATGGAAGCATTAAAGGCGATATTCAGAGCTAAAGAGGTCTTCCCCATTGCAGGTCTGGCAGCAATAACAACAAATTGCCCCGGACGAAAACCTCCGATCTTCTTATCAAGGTCGGGAAATCCGCTGGGAACTCCGATCACACTTTTCTTGGAAGTTGCAATTTCTTCGATATTTTTGATCGCTGTAGGAATTATCTTATCTATTTTGACAAAAGTCTTTCGTTCCGGTCTTTCTGCTATCCTGAATATTTCCTGTTCTGCGTTATCGACAATATCTTCGACAGGTTGATCGGATTTATAACATTCTTCGATAATCTGGTTGGAGGTAGTTATCAATTGCCTTAACAACGCTCTTTCCTGAACGATATTGGCATGATATTCAATATTCGCACCGCTCAGGACAACATCGGATAACTCATTGATAAAATTCTCACCACCGACCTTTTCAAGTGTTCCATTCTGCTTTAACCTATCGATGACCGTAATAATATCGATTTCAATATTCTCTTCAAATAAATCCAGTAATGTCTTATAAATAATTTTATGAGCAGTTCGATAAAAATGCTCTTCATCGAGTAATTCGATCGCTTTGGAAACGACAAAATTATCGATCATCATCGCAGAAAGCACGGCTGCCTCTGCATTTATATCATTTGGAAGTTGTCGTTCTATTTTTGTAGCCATAATATTTCTCTAAATAGAATCTATAAATCAATCTTGAATTTTTGCTTGTTCCTGAATTTCATTTGGGAACACAATTATCAAAGTAAAACTTTTTTAAATTTACATTCCCGAATAAAATTTGGGAATGAGGATAGAAAAATCAGAACAAACAGGATGTTTGTTTTACAATTTAATATAATCATCTCTTAATTTTTGCAGATCGATCCAGGCATATTTCTTCCAACCCGGATTTCTGAGTAAAGCAGAAGGATGATAAGTTACATAAGTTTTAATACCTTTATAAAGATAAGTTTTTTCTCTGAAAAGTGTTAGCGTCATGCTTTCGTTCAGTAATGATGTGGCAGCAACTTTTCCTAATAATAATAATAATTTCGGTTTGATGATAGAAATTTGTTCATCCAGATATTTCAGGCAGGAGTTGATTTCAGCAGGAAGTGGATTCCTATTATTCGGAGGTCTGCATTTCACAACATTTGTAATGTAAATATCGCTTCTTTCCAGATTTATTGCCTGTAACATTCTTGTCAGGAGTTGCCCAGCTTTTCCAACGAAAGGTCTTCCCGTAATATTTTCATCTGCACCAGGAGCTTCCCCGATAAGCATTAATTTCGAGTCAGGATTTCCTTCACCGTAAACAAATTTGATCCTGCTCTGACTCAGAAGACATTTTTTACAATCCTGATAATTTTCTTCTAATCCCAATAATTGCATTTTTTTATACTTAATAATTTCTTCTGATGTTTGCTGAATTATTTCCGGATTAAGAAAAATGTTTTCAATACCTGAAAGTTTTAGATATTCAAGATATTGAGTAAGAGTTCTGGTTTGCATCAGAAATTATTGTTCATCTTCTTTTTCAAAAATATTTTCCTCCTGATTTTCTACAACATAATCAGGTATTTCATTAGCTGCAACATGCTCCAAAGCAATTTCAGTTATTTTTTTATTAAAACTTCTTTTTAATGTATATGGCAGATTACTTAATCTTTCGACTTCTAAATTT from Candidatus Cloacimonadota bacterium includes these protein-coding regions:
- a CDS encoding ABC transporter permease, with product MTVFGEFIIFNFSIFTNLPKIGKRFLEIIKQMKRFGYDSLLLISVTSAFTGLVTSVQASYQTSGYIPKNLIGVLVGKSTMIELAPVLTGLVLAGKIGASIAAEIGTMKVSEQIDALKTMAINPQDFIYFPRIIAGCLMFPLLTIYANLIGIFSAYFLSTFKYNINSFSFFNNMKNYFLPSDLWGGLVKAFFFGWIITSIACFVGNKTKGGAEGVGKAATQTVVYSSIMVLILDFIVASLLFGNI
- a CDS encoding uracil-DNA glycosylase; translation: MQTRTLTQYLEYLKLSGIENIFLNPEIIQQTSEEIIKYKKMQLLGLEENYQDCKKCLLSQSRIKFVYGEGNPDSKLMLIGEAPGADENITGRPFVGKAGQLLTRMLQAINLERSDIYITNVVKCRPPNNRNPLPAEINSCLKYLDEQISIIKPKLLLLLGKVAATSLLNESMTLTLFREKTYLYKGIKTYVTYHPSALLRNPGWKKYAWIDLQKLRDDYIKL
- the dnaB gene encoding replicative DNA helicase is translated as MATKIERQLPNDINAEAAVLSAMMIDNFVVSKAIELLDEEHFYRTAHKIIYKTLLDLFEENIEIDIITVIDRLKQNGTLEKVGGENFINELSDVVLSGANIEYHANIVQERALLRQLITTSNQIIEECYKSDQPVEDIVDNAEQEIFRIAERPERKTFVKIDKIIPTAIKNIEEIATSKKSVIGVPSGFPDLDKKIGGFRPGQFVVIAARPAMGKTSLALNIAFNASMYYDKKVAIFTMEMDNEEILLRMMSSASEVSMDNMLKGYGMDEKKILRIAQVAEALSEKEIFVDDVGSNTLLDIRAKTRRLKAEIKGLDMLIIDYLQLMSVKRNRENRQQEIAEISRSLKILAKEMGIPIIALSQLNRAVESRKPPIPMLADLRESGAIEQDADIVMFIYREEEYDKETEKKGIAKIIISKNRHGATGEIELLFVKELTAFRSLSNV